The Bacillus vallismortis genome window below encodes:
- the ylaC gene encoding RNA polymerase sigma factor YlaC: MKHRDSIEDLYRQYYREILNYLFRRTHHLETAKDLAQDTFVKALNGLASFRGHSSIRTWLYTIAHHTFVNWYRRDVKYQLTDISKNEGLTQTTYEQPEQYLSRTVKSETLRQEILLLKDQHQSVLILREFQELSYEEIAEILGWSLSKVKTTLHRARLELKKNMAKRREEERT, from the coding sequence ATGAAACATAGGGATTCTATTGAGGATTTGTATCGACAGTATTACCGAGAAATTTTAAATTATTTATTCAGAAGGACTCATCACCTTGAAACAGCCAAGGACTTAGCGCAGGACACGTTTGTAAAAGCTCTTAACGGTCTGGCTTCGTTTAGGGGGCATTCTTCCATCAGAACGTGGCTTTACACCATTGCCCACCATACCTTTGTCAATTGGTACCGCAGGGATGTCAAATACCAATTGACTGATATCAGCAAAAATGAAGGATTAACGCAAACAACTTATGAGCAGCCTGAACAGTATCTGTCACGGACGGTAAAAAGCGAAACGTTGCGGCAGGAGATCCTGCTGTTAAAAGATCAGCATCAATCCGTATTGATTTTAAGAGAATTCCAAGAGCTTTCTTATGAAGAAATCGCTGAGATATTAGGATGGAGTCTTTCAAAGGTGAAAACCACACTGCACCGGGCCAGATTAGAGCTAAAGAAAAACATGGCGAAAAGAAGAGAGGAGGAGCGGACATGA
- a CDS encoding anti-sigma factor has translation MTCFLVRDLLPLYLEGDCKSETEHVIEEHLKTCSSCREMYDMMAEPFELEGGQAVEEAFLPEEEMRFKQRYYGLLIVKAACWFGAAVAVMLIIKLLI, from the coding sequence ATGACCTGCTTTCTAGTAAGAGACCTGCTTCCTCTGTATCTTGAAGGTGATTGTAAAAGTGAAACGGAACACGTCATTGAAGAACATTTAAAGACCTGCAGCAGCTGCAGAGAGATGTATGACATGATGGCTGAGCCTTTTGAATTGGAAGGCGGACAGGCCGTTGAGGAGGCTTTTCTGCCGGAAGAAGAAATGCGGTTTAAACAGAGGTACTATGGTTTGCTGATCGTTAAAGCTGCCTGCTGGTTCGGAGCGGCGGTAGCCGTGATGCTGATCATCAAACTGCTCATATAA
- a CDS encoding YlaF family protein: MKKTNWLFLLFAFAAVFSIMLIGVFIAEKSAIGIASSIVLVCAVMGGGFTLKKKMREQGMLD; encoded by the coding sequence ATGAAAAAAACGAATTGGCTTTTCCTATTATTTGCATTTGCAGCGGTTTTCAGCATTATGCTGATCGGCGTCTTTATCGCTGAAAAAAGCGCAATAGGCATTGCATCCAGCATTGTACTTGTTTGCGCCGTTATGGGCGGCGGATTTACATTAAAAAAGAAAATGCGTGAGCAAGGCATGCTTGATTAA
- the typA gene encoding translational GTPase TypA — MKLRNDLRNIAIIAHVDHGKTTLVDQLLHQAGTFRANEQVAERAMDSNDLERERGITILAKNTAINYKDTRINILDTPGHADFGGEVERIMKMVDGVLLVVDAYEGCMPQTRFVLKKALEQNLNPVVVVNKIDRDFARPEEVIDEVLDLFIELDANEQQLEFPVVYASAINGTASLDPKQQDENMESLYETIIKHVPAPVENAEEPLQFQVALLDYNDYVGRIGIGRVFRGTMKVGQQVSLMKLDGTAKSFRVTKIFGFQGLKRVEIEEAKAGDLVAVSGMEDINVGETVCPVDHQDPLPVLRIDEPTLQMTFVVNNSPFAGREGKYVTARKIEERLHSQLQTDVSLRVEPTASPDAWVVSGRGELHLSILIENMRREGYELQVSKPEVIIKEIDGVRCEPVERVQIDVPEEHTGSVMESMGARKGEMIDMINNGNGQVRLIFTVPSRGLIGYSTEFLSLTRGFGILNHTFDSYQPMQAGQVGGRRQGVLVSMENGKATSYGIQGIEDRGVIFVEPGTEVYEGMIVGEHNRDNDLVVNVSKMKQQTNVRSATKDQTTTIKKARIMSLEESLEYLNEDEYCEVTPESIRLRKKILNKNEREKAAKKKKTAGLS, encoded by the coding sequence GTGAAACTTCGAAATGATCTTCGCAACATCGCGATTATTGCCCACGTTGACCATGGTAAAACGACTCTAGTCGATCAGCTTTTACATCAAGCTGGTACGTTCCGTGCCAACGAACAGGTTGCTGAACGCGCAATGGACTCTAATGATCTTGAACGCGAACGCGGCATTACAATTTTGGCGAAAAATACAGCGATTAACTATAAAGATACACGCATCAATATTTTGGATACCCCTGGACACGCAGACTTTGGGGGAGAGGTAGAACGGATTATGAAAATGGTTGACGGCGTACTGCTTGTCGTTGACGCATATGAAGGCTGTATGCCTCAAACTCGTTTTGTTCTGAAAAAAGCCCTTGAGCAAAACCTGAACCCGGTTGTTGTTGTCAACAAAATTGACCGTGACTTTGCTCGTCCTGAGGAAGTAATCGATGAGGTTCTTGATCTGTTCATTGAGCTTGATGCCAATGAACAGCAGCTTGAATTCCCAGTGGTATATGCTTCAGCGATTAATGGTACAGCGAGTCTTGATCCGAAACAGCAGGATGAAAACATGGAATCTTTATATGAAACCATTATTAAGCATGTTCCGGCACCTGTTGAAAATGCAGAGGAGCCGCTTCAGTTCCAAGTTGCCCTTCTTGACTACAATGATTATGTAGGCCGTATCGGAATCGGACGCGTATTCCGCGGCACGATGAAAGTCGGTCAGCAGGTTTCTCTTATGAAGCTTGACGGAACGGCTAAGTCATTCCGTGTAACAAAAATTTTCGGTTTCCAAGGCTTAAAGCGGGTGGAAATTGAAGAAGCAAAAGCGGGAGACCTCGTTGCGGTTTCCGGCATGGAAGATATTAATGTTGGTGAAACGGTCTGTCCTGTAGACCATCAAGATCCGCTTCCAGTGCTTCGCATTGATGAACCGACACTTCAAATGACATTTGTCGTGAATAACAGTCCGTTTGCAGGTCGTGAAGGTAAATATGTAACGGCCCGCAAAATTGAAGAGCGTCTTCATTCACAGCTTCAGACGGATGTGAGCTTGCGTGTTGAGCCAACAGCTTCTCCTGACGCTTGGGTTGTTTCCGGACGCGGTGAGCTCCACTTGTCAATACTGATTGAAAATATGCGTCGTGAAGGCTATGAACTTCAAGTTTCAAAACCTGAAGTTATCATCAAAGAAATCGACGGCGTACGCTGTGAGCCTGTTGAGCGCGTGCAAATCGATGTTCCGGAAGAGCATACAGGCTCTGTCATGGAATCAATGGGTGCCCGCAAAGGCGAAATGATTGACATGATCAACAATGGTAACGGCCAAGTCCGTCTCATCTTTACAGTTCCTTCCCGCGGACTGATCGGGTACTCCACAGAGTTCTTATCATTAACACGCGGCTTTGGTATTCTTAACCATACGTTTGACAGCTACCAGCCGATGCAGGCGGGCCAAGTCGGCGGCCGCCGTCAAGGTGTACTTGTGTCAATGGAAAACGGAAAAGCGACATCTTATGGTATTCAAGGAATTGAAGACCGCGGTGTCATCTTCGTTGAGCCAGGTACTGAAGTATACGAAGGAATGATTGTTGGAGAGCATAACCGTGACAACGACCTTGTTGTTAACGTCAGCAAAATGAAACAGCAGACGAACGTCCGCTCTGCGACAAAGGATCAGACAACTACAATTAAAAAAGCGCGCATCATGTCTCTTGAGGAGTCGCTAGAGTACTTAAACGAAGATGAATACTGTGAAGTAACGCCTGAATCCATCCGTTTAAGAAAGAAAATCCTCAATAAAAACGAACGTGAAAAAGCGGCTAAAAAGAAAAAAACAGCAGGATTGTCTTAA
- a CDS encoding YlaH-like family protein — MNDVSERLSFFAALYQVDRQPAAGMWLLYGTIFVLAVIVFKLGFAKRLPVLKSAVVYVFLALGCTVFTFLGVFLPVAEGLVVAALILIIYKIRLYQSKKGQSAKS; from the coding sequence TTGAATGACGTAAGCGAACGCCTGTCGTTCTTCGCCGCTCTATATCAAGTAGACCGGCAGCCTGCGGCAGGCATGTGGCTGCTGTACGGCACGATTTTTGTGTTGGCCGTTATTGTATTTAAGCTTGGATTTGCTAAACGGCTTCCGGTATTAAAATCAGCAGTGGTGTATGTATTTCTGGCTTTGGGTTGCACTGTTTTTACCTTTTTAGGAGTGTTTTTGCCTGTGGCAGAGGGATTGGTCGTCGCTGCGCTGATTTTAATCATTTACAAAATTCGGCTGTATCAGTCGAAAAAAGGACAGTCTGCAAAATCATAA
- the tnpA gene encoding IS200/IS605 family transposase: MSKDTNSLAHTTWNCKYHIVFAPKYRRQVIYGKIKKDIGEILRTLCERKGVEIIEATACKDHIHMLVSIPPKISVSAFVGYLKGKSSLMIFDRHANLKYRYGNRKFWCTGYYVDTVGRNKKVIEEYIRNQIQDDIVAEQLTMMEYIDPFTGEEVKKKKRK, encoded by the coding sequence ATGTCAAAAGACACTAACAGTTTAGCACACACAACATGGAATTGTAAGTATCACATCGTATTTGCCCCGAAGTATAGAAGGCAAGTCATTTATGGGAAAATCAAAAAAGATATTGGGGAAATACTTCGAACCTTATGTGAAAGGAAAGGAGTCGAAATTATCGAAGCAACAGCGTGTAAAGATCATATCCATATGTTAGTGAGCATACCGCCAAAGATAAGCGTATCGGCATTTGTGGGATATTTAAAAGGTAAAAGCAGTTTAATGATATTTGATCGACACGCAAATTTGAAATACAGATATGGAAACCGGAAATTTTGGTGTACTGGATATTACGTAGATACAGTAGGAAGAAACAAAAAGGTAATAGAAGAATATATACGAAATCAGATACAAGATGATATCGTTGCGGAACAATTAACGATGATGGAATACATCGATCCATTCACAGGTGAAGAGGTCAAGAAAAAGAAACGAAAATAA
- a CDS encoding YlaI family protein, which yields MMRVQCSICDKIETIDDDTLIAKRLRNRPIHTYMCQECHDRITQKTEERLKTGKFSFHPGQQKKEKVKK from the coding sequence ATGATGAGGGTCCAATGTTCTATTTGCGATAAAATTGAAACAATTGATGATGATACCCTGATCGCGAAACGGCTTCGAAACCGCCCGATCCATACATATATGTGCCAGGAATGCCACGATCGGATTACCCAAAAAACAGAAGAACGGCTGAAAACGGGAAAATTCTCTTTTCACCCGGGACAGCAGAAGAAAGAAAAAGTCAAAAAATAA
- a CDS encoding YhcN/YlaJ family sporulation lipoprotein, with the protein MRILFIMIQLTLILSACAYQQGNQDQNVEKESTRQQETKPIHVKDTTQETKDNGTRADIAKHLVSVAEKIPDVKDATAVVLGGYAVVGIDVDDNLDRSKVETIKYSVAQALKDDRHGANAVVIADPDTVSRLNEMSREISEGRPVTGILDELAAIVGRVLPEVPNDVIDDEDEPQTKQQNDQLNKKQQQELEQEQNDQSDHHMKK; encoded by the coding sequence GTGCGAATTCTTTTCATTATGATACAGCTGACGCTTATCCTGTCCGCATGTGCCTACCAACAAGGAAACCAGGATCAGAATGTTGAAAAAGAATCAACAAGGCAGCAGGAAACCAAACCGATTCACGTAAAGGACACAACTCAGGAGACAAAAGACAATGGGACAAGAGCGGATATTGCGAAGCATCTTGTCAGCGTTGCTGAAAAAATCCCCGATGTTAAGGATGCAACAGCCGTTGTGCTGGGAGGTTATGCCGTTGTAGGGATTGATGTCGATGATAATTTGGACAGAAGCAAAGTGGAAACCATTAAATATTCTGTAGCACAGGCTCTGAAAGATGATCGACACGGTGCCAACGCAGTTGTCATTGCTGACCCGGATACGGTCAGCCGCCTGAATGAAATGAGCAGAGAAATCAGTGAAGGCCGGCCGGTGACAGGCATATTAGATGAATTGGCTGCAATTGTCGGCCGAGTGCTTCCGGAAGTGCCTAACGATGTGATTGACGATGAAGATGAGCCACAAACAAAGCAGCAAAATGACCAATTAAACAAAAAGCAGCAGCAGGAATTGGAACAGGAGCAAAACGATCAATCTGATCATCATATGAAAAAATAA
- a CDS encoding PhoH family protein, whose product MSKIYVLDTNVLLQDPNAIFSFEENEVVIPAVVLEEVDSKKRYMDEVGRNARHVSKLIDALRQKGRLHEQVPLDTGGTLRIELNHRSFHQLQEIFIEKTNDNRILAVAKNLSLEEETKEEGRPVILVSKDVLVRVKADAIGLHAEDFLNDRVVDNDEMYNGYKDLYISQQLFSSFYGKNQITVNEMKQHTFYPNQFALMKDELGGSSSAVGMADKTGTVLKRLVFDDEHVWGIRPKNVQQTMALELLLREDIPLVTLIGKAGTGKTLLALAAGLLQTEDLGIYKKLIVARPIVPVGKDIGYLPGEKEEKLKPWMQPIFDNLEFLFNAKKPGELEAILAGIGSIQVEALTYIRGRSIPDQFIIIDEAQNLTRHEVKTLLTRVGEGSKIVLMGDPEQIDHPYLDSLNNGLAYVVERFKGQPISGSVKLLKGERSGLAQLAADLL is encoded by the coding sequence TTGAGTAAAATTTATGTGTTAGATACGAATGTGTTATTACAGGATCCTAACGCGATATTTTCTTTTGAAGAAAATGAGGTTGTCATCCCTGCTGTTGTATTAGAAGAAGTTGATTCGAAAAAAAGGTATATGGACGAAGTTGGGAGGAATGCAAGGCACGTATCTAAGCTGATCGATGCTTTAAGGCAAAAGGGAAGGCTGCATGAGCAGGTCCCGCTCGACACCGGCGGTACACTGAGAATTGAACTGAATCATCGTTCGTTTCACCAGCTCCAAGAGATCTTTATTGAAAAAACGAACGATAATCGTATATTGGCTGTTGCGAAAAATTTAAGCCTCGAGGAAGAAACGAAGGAAGAGGGCAGGCCGGTTATCCTCGTCAGCAAGGATGTATTGGTCAGGGTGAAAGCGGACGCGATCGGACTGCATGCTGAAGATTTCTTAAATGACCGGGTTGTGGACAATGATGAAATGTACAACGGCTATAAGGATTTATATATCAGCCAACAGCTGTTCAGCTCTTTTTATGGGAAAAATCAAATTACAGTAAATGAAATGAAACAGCACACATTTTATCCGAATCAATTCGCATTAATGAAAGATGAGCTGGGAGGGTCCTCTTCAGCCGTCGGAATGGCGGATAAAACAGGCACGGTCTTAAAAAGGCTTGTTTTTGATGATGAACATGTATGGGGAATCAGGCCAAAAAATGTACAGCAGACAATGGCATTAGAGCTTTTGCTGCGTGAAGATATTCCGCTCGTCACCCTAATCGGAAAAGCAGGAACCGGCAAAACGCTTTTAGCATTGGCGGCGGGGCTATTACAGACAGAAGACTTGGGAATATATAAAAAATTGATCGTCGCAAGGCCGATTGTTCCTGTTGGCAAGGATATTGGATATTTGCCCGGCGAAAAAGAGGAAAAGCTAAAGCCTTGGATGCAGCCGATTTTTGACAACTTAGAGTTTCTGTTTAATGCGAAAAAACCGGGGGAGCTTGAGGCCATTCTGGCGGGTATTGGCTCAATTCAGGTGGAAGCACTGACTTATATCAGGGGGAGAAGCATTCCGGATCAATTTATTATTATTGATGAGGCCCAAAATTTGACCAGGCATGAGGTGAAAACGCTGCTGACGAGAGTCGGTGAGGGCAGTAAAATTGTCTTAATGGGCGATCCAGAACAAATTGATCACCCATATTTAGACAGTCTGAACAATGGTTTAGCCTACGTGGTTGAACGATTTAAAGGACAACCCATCTCAGGCAGCGTGAAGCTGTTAAAAGGCGAGAGATCGGGTCTCGCCCAGCTTGCCGCTGACTTGCTGTAA
- the glsA gene encoding glutaminase A: MVCRHNDELETLVNEAKKMTDKGEVASYIPALAKADQHDLSVAIYYSNTTCLSAGDVEKTFTLQSISKVLSLALVLMEYGKEKVFSYVGQEPTGDPFNSIIKLETVNPSKPLNPMINAGALVVTSLIKGKTVKERLDYLLSFIRKLTNNQQITYCREVAESEYSTSMINRAMCYYMKQYRIFEDDVEAVMDLYTKQCAIEMNSLDLAKIGSVFALNGRHPETGEQVISKDVARICKTFMVTCGMYNASGEFAIKVGIPAKSGVSGGIMGISPYDFGIGIFGPALDEKGNSIAGVKLLEIMSEMYKLSIF, encoded by the coding sequence ATGGTATGCCGGCATAATGACGAGCTTGAAACCTTAGTGAACGAAGCGAAAAAGATGACGGACAAGGGGGAGGTAGCCAGTTATATTCCTGCCTTGGCAAAAGCTGATCAACACGATCTGTCAGTGGCGATTTATTATTCCAATACTACTTGTCTGTCAGCGGGTGACGTGGAAAAAACATTTACGCTTCAAAGTATATCGAAAGTGCTCTCGCTTGCTTTGGTATTAATGGAATACGGTAAGGAGAAGGTCTTCAGCTATGTCGGACAGGAGCCGACTGGTGATCCGTTTAATTCAATTATCAAGCTTGAAACAGTGAATCCGAGCAAGCCGTTAAACCCTATGATCAATGCCGGGGCATTGGTAGTGACCAGCTTGATTAAAGGGAAAACGGTAAAAGAGAGACTTGATTATTTACTTTCTTTTATCAGAAAGCTGACAAACAACCAACAGATTACATACTGCCGGGAAGTGGCTGAATCCGAATACAGCACGTCGATGATTAATCGGGCAATGTGTTATTATATGAAACAGTACAGGATTTTTGAAGATGATGTAGAAGCGGTAATGGATTTATACACGAAGCAATGTGCGATTGAAATGAACAGTCTGGACTTGGCGAAAATCGGATCTGTATTTGCGCTGAACGGCAGACACCCCGAGACTGGGGAGCAAGTTATCTCAAAAGATGTTGCGAGAATTTGCAAAACATTTATGGTGACGTGCGGAATGTACAATGCAAGCGGCGAATTTGCAATTAAGGTCGGAATTCCTGCGAAAAGCGGCGTATCCGGAGGGATTATGGGCATTTCGCCATACGATTTCGGGATTGGTATTTTTGGCCCGGCATTGGACGAAAAAGGGAACAGCATTGCGGGTGTGAAGCTTTTGGAAATCATGTCTGAAATGTACAAACTGAGTATTTTTTAA